In Osmerus mordax isolate fOsmMor3 chromosome 16, fOsmMor3.pri, whole genome shotgun sequence, the genomic stretch TGCTGACTAAGAACATCTTAATTATTTTACCGAACTGATTAAGTTTGTCCTCAATGAATGCATGTAAATACATGCGGTTCACAGTCCATACTGGTGTCCTATAGGGAGGTATAATAGTTCAGTGAAGGCTGACTGACTGAACAGCTATCTTCTTTATAGGCTAAAATTACATGTACTAAAATACAATAATACATTTTCATATCatacaatataatataataatatgatGTAGTAAtcgtaaatgtaaaaataaaacttGAGCAAAGGTTACAACGAACAAAATGGGACATTATTTATCTATTGTGAACAATCCACCATTATATTTTTAAACCATTCCATTTGATGGATAAGCCATCAACAAATCATGTAGTTAACCCAGCTCATTTCCATACGATGATAACATATATCCACGTATATCTAATTATAAATATTCATAAATTCCTGTGGAAGCGGACTAACCCCAACCTTTGTCGCATGAATACATTGGAAGAAAATTAGCATAATCCACTTCATAATccacagtctctgtctctctgtcacaatGATAAGAACACATGGAAGTTGGTTCCCATGGGAATGGAACAGAGATAGAATGGGTCATGGCCTGACTTTCTGATCCTGTTGTGTGGTTGTAAAAAATCGGGTTAGTGAAGTTGTTGTGTTTCAGTTTATATAAATGTTCTTTCACTTTAAATGACACTGGTACACCATGAAATTGTTTGTGTTTCACATTGAACTTCACGTTTAAATCCACATATCATGCcttgaataaataaaataaattctgtATTTATGGCTCGGAAATAATTAGATTTTTAGGAAAGGAAAGGGTTGATGAAAGGCCTTCATGACAGAGTGAAATCAGATTGGAGCGTCAGCACCATCCAAGACAAGTGTAGAAATGCCAACAAACAAACGTTTACCAAACTGAAACAGGCCATAAAATGCTTCACactaagacatttacatttagtcatttagcagacgctcttatccagagcgacttacagtaagtacagggacattccccccgaggcaagtagggcacagcctgggaatcgaaccaaaaaccttctgattaatagcccgactccctaaccgctcagccatctgaccccctaagAGGCACTAATGAGTAGCTTTGTCCGAACAGCTAGCCTCTAGACGCTAACACAACAGCCAGGAAGTGTGTGACCCAGGCAGTGAAAAGCTCTTTAAGTCCACATCTCTCTAAATTGGCCTAAAATAATGGCACTCATCCCAGCCCaccagtgtgcgtgcgtgcgtgtgtgtgtgcacctcgctacgtgtgtgtgtgggtgtctctaggtatgtgtgtgtgtagtgtgcctgtgtgtgtgtctctatgtatgtgtgtaagcctgcttgtgtgtttggaCAATGGCAACACTTCCTTTTCGGCCTAATGGGCAGGGAGCCTCCAGTCATTGTAGTCTGATTAAGCAGAGGCCATTCAAGGATCAGCATCTCTGTGTGGCCTTGTGtggttaaccccccccccccccccccccaccctactGTAAGAAATAATGAGACATAATTACAGAACCCCACTAGTCCCTGGACCCACCTGTCCCTGAGAGCCCTGTCAATGACTACtcactggggggggagggatagaaAGTGTGAGCAACagaaggactgagagagagagagagcgagagaaggtttgagagagagagagagagagagagcgagagaaggattgagagagagagaaggattgagagagaaggattgagacagagagagagagagagaggtggtgatggggatgggggggctggTCCATTGTCCATAAAAGGTCTGCGCCAGTTCCTTTCAGAAGtaatataaatgtttttatttaaagccGACTCATAATTAggcccctgagagagagagagagagagagagagaggggggggggggggggggaagaaaagagggaggagaaaggacaagtggagaaggaggggggggtagtTGTTCTATGGCTAAAAAAGCCAGTTGGTACAAAAGCTGATGAGTGACATGTcggaatggagaaagagaaaaggtggtggtggggctgggtGAGTGGTGAGTAGGGGCACGGGGCGTGAGGGgtgagaaaagtgtgaacaaacAGATaaaagaggctgagagagagagagaaaaaacccaGCAGGGAATGAAAAGAGGGAAACCCAACCTGGCGGGAGTTTCCCTCTTCCGTGCCCAGACGTGGGAAGTGGCCTTGTCGTTGAACGACgcgggaggatggagggagtgaagaGAAAGGAGTAGGGTGCCCCGGTTAGTGGACCTCAGTCCGCcgcacagggggtggggggtattcctcctgtctcctgtagCGACGTGTGGGAACTAGCTAAGACTGCGAAGAAGCTTAGGACTGTGAGATTGAGTCTTCAGTCATAAATGAAAAGGACAGAAGCTTGCATTCTACAGCCTCTCCAGATTCCCACTCCTGACTGGAAGCGTTCGAGGTATTCTTCCACCAGAATAGCACTGTTGTCGAAGCGATCATTCAAGTCTGGCCTTTTTAACGTGTTTTCTCATGGAAAGTCTAGCAGGTTACGTGAGTGCTGCTGCTTAGCTGTAATTTAACGGGGTCTGGGAATGAGACGGCAATTTGACAATCGATTCCCGTGAGAATGTGTCTCTGTTTGAATACACGCACAGTCTCGCATTCAAACTTGCCGTTTCCATGAGCAGATACGACGTTGGgaatttgaaaattgaaaagGTATTTTCTTTGGCATGGGAAATGATAGCAAGAGGCAATCCCATGTGTCTCTACACAGCAGTCTCTCATTTTGATAACTGGTGCAGCTACGTTTCATTAGTTTCAGCAAGTACATACATTATCGACAAAAACTGTCAAACTTTATtgacaaacacaacatttgagtCATCTCATCACCGCATCAAGAAGCTTGGTGAAAGTTCagagccccccaaaaaacacacttgtTTTCTCTCATGcttacccacacagacacacactctttttgGGCCGCATGTTCTTTTAGTCTGCGTTCTGCTTTTCAGGCACTGAAAGTCACTGAACCTCCTTTGTTTGTTGGTGACCCTCTttaccacaggttgaagcctgcAGCCATTCCTGTTTGGATCTGGATGCTATCGTGTGTCACGCTACTAAGTAGACCAGGCCCGGCCAGGCCAGGCCCTGCACCCTCCCTGGGTGGACAGggttcctctctgtcctcataAGCCTCCATCTCAACATTCAGGCGTCGTGTGCAAGTTACATAGCTGTCAGAGCTGACGACCGTGTTCCTCAGGAAACACTCTGCTCTGATGCTCTGCAGATTCTGAACCTAACTTCACATGCTGCGACTACATAGGTGAAGGTTCGGTCCCTAGTTAGTGTGTTTGATTTAAGGGCAAAACATGATTGCGATTTTGACACTGTTCCTTTATCTAAAGCGGCAAGCACAACAATTATACTAGTGTCACACTTAAACGGCGATAACAATAATTTATGGCAAGGGGTTAACTAAGTTTGAATCAGCCTTAAAAGTTAAACCAGCTGAGATGAGAATTTCTGAGTTGGGGGGTAGTTGGTTGtattgttaaaataaaataGTAGTTGTCACATTGTTCTATTGCGTGTGGCAGCGATAATTCAGTGCTTTAGAACGTCGTCAGAATGTGGTAAACATGGTCATAAAGATTACAGTTTTTGCATGtgttaaaatcaagtaatcATTAACTGAAATTAAAAACATGTGTTTGGCTGGCTTTCACTGCAAAACCATGCTCTTGGACACTTATAGTTTAaggaaatgcacacacacacagcgtaatTACAAGATACGATTCATATGACGCACATCACACGGGAATCCATCGATTCTATTGGACAAATTCGATTTATGAAGTGTTTGGAATTTAGATGAACAATGTGGAATGTGTTTTATCAGACAtatcatatatattttattgCCAGTATGCAAGTGATTGTCACGGGCACTTTTAGGACAGTTTTACTGCATtgtgcacaaacacataatATGCACCCAAAACACAAAATACATATACACCTGCAAAACATAGTGATGGTCCAAGATAAATACAGTTATTTTCATGTTAGACTGTGTGGCCTGCGCCACGGgcgacaggtagacaggtgtgTTATTTAGACGTCTACCTAGGTGTCCTTTATTGGCCGAGATCAGGTGATATCAACAAAGTTATCATCCCTCTTTTATTGGTGCAAAGGTCTCCAATGAAACGTTGTGAGCCACATCAAGTGCCACATGACCTCTGCTGCTCTGAGAGCACTGTGAGGTATGGTAAGAGCTTTGCaaagtttataaaaaaaaaatacagttcTTATAAATGGATTGGTGAGTGGACATGTAACAGCAATTGTCAGTCCCTTACaacctgggagtcagatggctgagtggtgagggagtcgagtaatctgaaggttgccagttcgattacccgccgtgccaaaatgacgttgtgtccttgggcaaggcacttcaccctacttgcttgggggggaatgtccctgtacgtcgctctggataagagcgtttgctaaatgtaaatgtacaacctATGCATCTCCCACACTGGGCTACCACTCAGGACCTTCCACTCGCAAGCACGAagactaactagctagcttttCGCTGGTGCGGTTGGACTGCACTTACACACTGAGGCGGAGTGAGATTACCATTTCACCTCagctacacacaccaggacacacacaacctttaaCCTTGGAAATTTTCCAACGCTGGTTGTAACTCAATCAAAATCATTGCAACACTTTAAATACCTCAGCTGTCGAGCCACACTATGGAACTAACGACACAGTCCACCTGCAACAGCTGCAGGATGTCCCTTTTAATCAACCTGCTCTGACGCTTGAAAAAGCTTGCAGGTTCTttatcccccccttcccctctctctctctccatctctctctctcttgttctctttctctccgtctcttgttctcactctccctttctgtccccctctctcccacattctccctttctctccgtctccctttctctctcactctctctctctctgtacctgcctctctcttgcTGTTGCTCACACTTtgactgtccctgtctctctctaccacccctCTCTtgttctaccctctctctccccaccccccccttgcTCTCTGTCATTTGGCTGCAGCTAAATGTCTTGAGTGAGATAACATCACAGTAGGAAATTCCACCTGAGTTGCCAAACCTCTCGTTTTTCTCCCCTGCGCCCGGCAACAATGGCTGTCGTTCATAAGCCCCCCTCTGGGAGCGCCGGCTACCCCACCACGCCTCCGGGGGCCGAGACGCCAACGAGCCAGGGCCGCGTCGCCATGGTAACGAGCGTCACGGTAACAAGCGCCACACGCGTCCGGATTCGGCACTTGGCCCGTCCATCGGCGCCTCGTGGAATCGCAAGTCCGTCGCCGGTTCGGTTATGGTCGGCTTGAAAGCGTCGCTCTCCTTTAACCGTAACTTTCTCGACTTTTCTCGAGCCCTGCTAGAGACTTGAATCACTCCTTACACAGCACAGACTAACATCTCAGTCATTCACTGACAAGAATCATCCTCTTTGTCGCTCGTTCCTTGTTTtatgaacaccacacacatccacagtcgACCGGTCAGAGAAGCATAAACCAGAGGGAGTTGTTCCTATCCGACTGATTCACAGACAGCCAAACATCCCCATAACTATTTAAGAGGTTGCGTCCGACATATTTATCGGTTTCCTGCTCCCTCATGTAAGGGACTATTAATAGCATCGCCACGGGGCGTATGGGAACAACGTAGCCATAGTAACATGGCAGAAGACAGGGCTTCTGTGGGATTAGCGTGTTGTTTTCCGGGCGCGACCGTAGCGCCTCAAAACATGACCGCTCTGTGAGTCTAGATGCGGACCTTCTACATTCAGAGCGTCTGTGCCATTTGGCTCGTGGCTTTGAGGAgaggttgtctgtctgtctgcgtgacCCCGCCTTGACCCCGCCTTCCTGCCAGTGCCAGGCTCCACATGATTATGCAGGAATCCGACACTGCCAACGTCGCTAGGTATCAGTTAGCGCTAGTTAGCCGTCGGTGCTAGTTAGCAATTAGCGCTAGTTAGGCGTTAGCGCGAAATTGGCGTTAGCGCTAGTTAGACGGTTGTGCTAGTTAGACATTACTGCTAATCAGCTGTTAGCGCTAGCGTAGCAATAGCTCCAGGGTTATATATCTTCCTAATGGGAGGGTGTGATGGTTTCTGGGTGAACGGTCTCCTTGTTGATTCTTCTGCACTAAACACATTTGTGGTCGGATATTTGAGGCCAGATTGTCTTAATGAGTGTGCtgatgatgggtggagggtgatctATCATGTGTGCTTGACACTCCAAGGGTCGAGAAAgcacgtgggtgtgtgttttaaagCATCTACCCAAGCGAAAAAATATTGTACTTAAAAGTAAACTGTAGACATTCATTCTTATGCATGTTAAAGTTGTGAATGTccaaaatgaatgcactgaatTCAATATTGGTGCATCGAATCATGCAAAAAATATCATGTCTCTCTTCCAACAAACTCCTACCTCCATACCTCCTCTGCTtatcactccttccctctctcccctctctccccctccctcccttccttcatcccagaccccctcctccctccacctctataACTCAGGCCAGTCTGGTGAGGTTCTGGACCTCTCTGTTGAGTGTGAGCCTGTCAGGGAGGGTTCTCCTGTGGACCCAAGGGCTTGGCCCGTAGCCTGGACGCTCGGTTGCCGTCTGGGTCAGTCTTGTCACCGCCATGTGGAATGTATCGGGTGTGTGCctgttagaccccccccccccccccccctccctcgaccctacctccctccccttcccgctCCTTGTACATGGTAAAGACTGGATCTGGCAGACAGGCCTCTGACATGGGTAAATAATAGCACGGACTAGCTGGGAGCGaggttggactgtgtgtgtatgtgtgtgtgctgtacatgTAAAAGACAACATGATAAAcaacttgtgcgtgtgtgtataagtaCAACATCTGAGCATGTGCGCTGCACTCCGCatacatctttgtgtgtgtgtgtgtgtgtgtgtgtgtgtgtgagtgtgtgtgtgtgcggatgcaCCAGGAAGTACCCTGAGCCCTTCTGATTTACCTTCCTCCAACATGCTGCTGCCGAGCCTGTGTAGCAGACCTGATACCGGGCCTAGATGGCTTTTCCAGGCCCACCGCTTATGGGACACCAGAGGATAAAGGTCCACCAGGTTCAATACAGTAAAAACTCCAGTTCCACTAGAGAGAGGGAAGCGAGCCAAGTCCTCTGTCCCAGCTGAGGCAGGGTTTTGGGCCTGGGACTGCTTAGGTGATGCTACGCACAGCCGACTGGGACAAGAGCTTGTTAAACAAAGCCCACCGTAACACACGTCGAAAAATCCCAAACGcaatttttttctatttttttttttagaaacAGCTATGAAAGGTGGTTCAGGTGTTGAATTTCAGCGAAAGGGAAAGAAAAGTAGAAAAAAAGGGTCTAAAAAAAGTAGAAATTACCTAATTTCCTGCCTCTCCTCGGCACTCGCTGCTAACGAGTTCTATCCTCTGGGATCCCCGTTCTCTCAGGTGAGGGCCTGCAATAAAACATCATGAATGGCGCTAAGGTTCAGCCTCCATGTttagggttggggggtgggggagggggtggagggggacgtGTGAAAAATGTGGAAAAAACAGCTACTTAACGTGTACACTCATTTGTGCGATATATTGAGAAAAAAACGCCGGCCCCTCCGCTTCTCTGGGGTTGTCGTCGCGCTGCCTAATGAATCCTGGTTTTTGTGAAGCCCCGACCGCACTGTTTACCTTGCAGGAGACGTCAGGGCAGcaaagggaaaagagaggaatTATAAACACGACGTGAACGTTTCCAGTTTCCCTTCGACGTGAGCGCCATGCTTCTCAGGACTTAATGATGTCCAGTAAACAAGTTACAGCTTAAGACGGGCAGAGCTGGCAGGGCTGGAGTGAGGCTAGTTGGTGTGAGGCTGGATGGTGTGAGGCTGGATGGTGTGAGGCTGGATGGCGTGATGCTGGATGGCGGGAGGCTGGCCGGCGGGAGGCTGGCCAGGTCCACGTTTAGACTGGTGGAAGCTACTTTACATCATAATCAAACTCGCTAACAAACGTTACAATttggaggaacagaagggtacaaTTTCTCACTGGCCTCTTAAATTTTACCCTTCGGTTCCctactcaaaattgtccttcccaacttttttttttataaattgagaccactgcacctttttcttttcttccggAGGCTGTGTGAAAGGGTTTGTGTATGgggtgagagtggagaggggcattggaagggagggtggaggaggggtgtgatgTGACGTCGAGGGGGGCAGGGTGTTGGATTTGGGGGGCAGCCTGACTAGAGTGGTGGACTCTGTTTGACCAGGTtaacgaggggaggagggccagcGCAACAGACACACGCTCTatcacctcagtgtgtgtgtgtgtcttgtaggCGGGGTCGGGGGGTGGAGAATGTTAGAACACACCTGAAATTGATTAGAACAAATCTCTTAGCTAACAGAGCTAGCAGGGGGCTAACAGGCAGGGAACTAGAGGCTTGTTGGGCATTCAAAagataagaagaagaagaaggaagaggatAAGAATGacaagaaagaaggagaaagagaagaacaacATGGGCTCCAGGgtttcttcttgtctgatctgttagctggagagagactggcTGTGTAATACCTAGACAATGTTTACTGGTTATTATTGGTTAATCTGGCCCACCGCTGGCCTCATTGCCTCATCCCtccagagagatgaggggatgaggagtgGCGTCTGGCGGACTGCGGCCACACCCCAAGGTAAACATCTTCAGAAGGGGGCCGCTGTCTTATCATTGCTCTAATTACACTcagacccccccctctctctctgccccccccccccccacccccccccacacacacacatccctccctctgccacacacacacccctgagatcaagtttcaaatcaaataaattAAGTTTACTTCACCCACAGACTAAAATGGCACCTAGATAATTGTTTTGAAAACTTCAAAATGTCTTTTTTTGGTTGGGATGCTCAAGTTGTTTAAAACATACCTACAGAATGCAGGAAGAAGGCACTGCTATGAGAGGATCAAACATCAGGAAATCACTTCAATTCAAATTCTTTTTTTCTGATGAGGTAGCAGTTTTGGAGCATAAAGTTGCAGCCCACATTCATTGGCCAGCGCTACTACCAATAAATTACAAAAACATTCATGGTTTAAAGGGGAAAGACGATGCAGCTTTGCGTACGGACATCTGAACTCACAAGGGCATCTGGCATCTTGAGCTCCAGTAGCCCTGGAAGAGGattggaagagaggggaggggggggggtggaagggggggggggggagtggacagAGGACCCCGAAATTGAGTTTTAAACAGATGCACTAATTCCATTTCCACTCTTTTGAATGTGGAATGCAAGAGGGGCTTGTATGTAACTTTACACCTGCTATCgcagctcgcacacacacacacacacacacttgtgtgtaGGGGGCTATTCGACAGTTGGTGGTTGGGACTATCTGTATGTTAATCAATACgagtggtggggtggaggggggggcataGTTCATAGGCCCCCAGTCTGGGTGAAACCGATGCTCCAATTCACATCCACTGCTGTTACACTGGGCCCTGAGACTGGACACCTGTTCAGAGGCTCTCacctgaagagtgtgtgtgtgtgtatgtgtctgttgaTGCTAGCCAATGGTGTGTCTAATATTGGATTTATAAAGCGAGAGAGCAtggatatacagagagagagagagagagagagagagagagagagagagagagagagagagagagagagagagagagagagagagagagagagagagagagagagagagagagagagagagagagagagagagagagagagagagagagagagaaagagagaggggggggacggggacggggggggacggacagacagacagacattgccTAGTAGCTCATTGTATGTAACGCAAGAGACGCAAAGTATTGAAAATAAATTAGTTTAAGGCTGTGTTTGAGATTTCCCAAAACCAATTATTAGTGTGAATCACATTAATTATGGCTACCCAATCACTGTGTTTTAAAGTCATGCTTTGTTCGTTTATTTCCTTACTGAGACTATTGACACACATTATCGTGTTTGTTAGGAATTGGAAGACATTTCAGTAATGACCTCCTCAGCGTGACGCTTATTGAGGAGTTAATAGAAATCTTTGGCTCCGCCATTGAGACAAACACCTCATTCTTAGTTTAGTACAACCCCCTGTGGCTCGCTAACTAGCCCACGTTAAGCCTGCCCTGTCCTTTACCTCGTTTTAAATTGACTATGCCCGTAGACATAAAACGTGGTGTTCTAACATTAAAACACATACGCCTATTTTGTTACTGTAAAAAACTATTCTGCCGTTGAATTTGAAGCAATTTAATTTCTTTGTTCAAAATATAGCCTTTCAGCTGTTGTCCTATAATATTCGAATCGACAAACGGTTGTTGATAATGATACAATTTttctatttatatatatatttttcctttaatttattttaatgAGCCTTCAAAACGTATTGACTTATTTTAAAGTCCAATGAAGATTGGCTATAAAAAGTCTACGTTAGGCATTGCCTACGAGGGCAAGAAAGAACAAAACAGAAATCCTGTGATTAAATCTTTCCAGGATGAACATTTTTAACTAACACCTATAGACAACTTTGATTGACttattcccccccaccccccccgtccccccctgtACACAGTGATAAGGCGGTCCAACCGAGGGGGAGTTACCGCCTCCCGTATAAAAGCAGAACGTCCGCCAGTTGCAGAGCATGCAGAGCAAGCCACGGTAACAACAGcacacaaagagggagagagacataccgaaagagacacacagagagagaaacggttCTAGTCTGGTCGGAAGTCTATTCGGTCAGTCAACCTAGCTATTGCGATCGAATAGATTCGAGTAGCAAATTCAAGAACAACTGTATCCAAGATACAGACTGTCGGTGTGGGGATACTTGAGGTTTTGTTGCCCATCAGCCAAGACAACTCACCCGGGGAAAACCATCCTTACTCCCCAGGAAATCATCCTGAGCGAAGCATGAGTTTACCAGCATCTCTTCGCGAATAGGATTTGTACCGCACAGCCTGCTTGCACTTGCAAGTTCGCTGGGACTTTTGAAGGAGACGAATTCACCCGTGAACTAAGATGGAGTGGAACTTACCGGGGTGGTGCGTGGTGTTCTTGGCACTCGTTCTGCACAGGTCGAGTTGCGCCGCGGCGAAAGAACTGACGTGCCAGAAGATATCCGTGCCTTTATGCAAAGGAATCGGTTACAACTACACCTACATGCCCAACCAGTTTAACCACGACACGCAGGaggaggctgggctggaggtgcATCAGTTTTGGCCGCTCGTGGAAATCAAATGTTCGCCCGACTTGAGGTTCTTTCTCTGCAGCATGTACACTCCTATCTGCCTCGAGGACTATAAGAAGCCTCTGCCTTCGTGTCGGAGTGTTTGTGAGCGAGCCAAAGCGGGCTGTGCCCCGCTCATGCGGCAATACGGGTTCCCGTGGCCAGATCGAATGAGGTGTGATTTGTTACCGGTGCAAGGTGACCAAAACACACTCTGTATGGACTACAACAGAAGCGACACAACCACTGCAACGCCGGTTGTCGCAAAGCCAACGAATCGCCCGGTCAAACCTTACAGCATGCGAAAGACCAAGAACGGACACCGTCCTAACTTTCCTGGAAGTAAACACAAACCTGCCACATCCTCGTGCGAACCGGGCTGTCATTGTCGCGCGCCCATGGTTCCAGTGAACAGCGAAAGCCATCCTCTTTTCAACAGAATAAAAACAGGACATATTCTTAACTGTGCCATGCCTTGTCACAACCCGTACTTTTCACAAGAGGAAAGGACATTCACTGCGTTTTGGATAGGACTTTGGTCCGTTTTATGCTTTATTTCCACTTTTGCAACTGTCGCAACTTTCTTAATAGACATGGAGAGATTTAAATACCCAGAACGCCCTATTATTTTTCTCTCAGCTTGCTACATGTTCGTGTCTGTCGGCTACATTGTCCGACTAATTGCTGGACACGAACAAGTGGCGTGCAACAGGGAGCATGACATTCAGCACATCCACTACGAGACCACTGGCCCTGCGCTCTGTACAATCGTGTTTCTACTTATTTACTTTTTCGGCATGGCCAGCTCTATTTGGTGGGTCATTCTATCCCTGACCTGGTTCCTAGCCGCGGGGATGAAATGGGGGAACGAGGCCATTGCTAGTTACTCGCAATATTTTCACCTGGCCGCCTGGCTCATACCCAGCATGAAGTCTATAGCTGTTCTGGCCTTGAGTTCAGTCGACGGAGACCCCGTTGCGGGGATATGCTATGTGGGGAATCAGAATTTGGATAACCTCAGAGGGTTTGTTTTGGCGCCCTTGGTCATCTATTTATTCATCGGCACCATGTTTTTGCTGGCAGGCTTTGTATCCCTGTTTAGAATCCGGAGCGTGATAAAACAAGGAGGGACGAAAACAGACAAACTGGAGAGATTGATGATCCGGATTGGCGTGTTTACTGTGCTGTACACTGTCCCCGCCACTGTCATCGTCGCCTGTTATTTCTACGAGCAGCACAACAGACAGACTTGGGAAAACACCCATAACTGCTCGTGCTTGTCGGAGCGTGACATGCAGAAGCCGGACTatgctgttttcatgctgaaatacTTTATGTGCCTGTTGGTTGGCATCACGTCCGGGGCATGGGTTTGGTCGGGCAA encodes the following:
- the LOC136958663 gene encoding frizzled-8-like; protein product: MEWNLPGWCVVFLALVLHRSSCAAAKELTCQKISVPLCKGIGYNYTYMPNQFNHDTQEEAGLEVHQFWPLVEIKCSPDLRFFLCSMYTPICLEDYKKPLPSCRSVCERAKAGCAPLMRQYGFPWPDRMRCDLLPVQGDQNTLCMDYNRSDTTTATPVVAKPTNRPVKPYSMRKTKNGHRPNFPGSKHKPATSSCEPGCHCRAPMVPVNSESHPLFNRIKTGHILNCAMPCHNPYFSQEERTFTAFWIGLWSVLCFISTFATVATFLIDMERFKYPERPIIFLSACYMFVSVGYIVRLIAGHEQVACNREHDIQHIHYETTGPALCTIVFLLIYFFGMASSIWWVILSLTWFLAAGMKWGNEAIASYSQYFHLAAWLIPSMKSIAVLALSSVDGDPVAGICYVGNQNLDNLRGFVLAPLVIYLFIGTMFLLAGFVSLFRIRSVIKQGGTKTDKLERLMIRIGVFTVLYTVPATVIVACYFYEQHNRQTWENTHNCSCLSERDMQKPDYAVFMLKYFMCLLVGITSGAWVWSGKTLESWRTFCTRCCWGNKATSGSMYSDVSTGLTWRSGTASSVSCPKQMPLSRV